Sequence from the Trueperaceae bacterium genome:
AAGGCGGATTCGAGCCGGTTGCCGCCGGACTGTCGGCGTCCGTTAGAACGACTGAGGAGCCTCCCCCTCAGCCAGAAGGACACTTTCGGAGTACATGAGGTTTCGAGGTCCTTGCCTGTCGCCTTCCTGCTTGACGAAACGACGTTCTCGCAGCTGAAAGGCGGGCAGGCGCAGGAGTTACTGGCCTCGAACCGAGCCGGCGGACGCGGAGCAATCTTCGTTTGGGAAGATTGGATCGGGGAGTTGGAGGACTTCGAGGTCGCCATACTTCGCGAAGCGTTTCCCGAGGACCTCTTCCTACTGTGGCCACGTGCTTTCGAGCGACTGACGGCACGCAGTCAGAAGAAATTCCTGTACCGCTTCGCAGCGCAAGATCAGGCGGTCTGCAAGAGACGCTCGATCAGTGGGGGTCAGTGGACCAAGATCGATAAAACGCTGCCGGGGGTGCGAGCTATGGCTGGAACGTTCCTGCCGGACAGCGGCGGGAACTGCTTCGCTACCGCTATGACAGCATTCGAACCGGAGCTCGTTGCAGAGCTGTGGGTTCAAAGGGACGCCTTCGAGACCTGGTTGGAGGAACGGCGGCCGGTCGCGGGCGCTCAGATCGAGTTGGGAACGTTGCTCGTGTGGAGGAGCGATGCCACAGTCGCCGGCGGGAATCGCGCGAATCCCCAACCTCTGCCAAGGTGAAGAAGTGAACCTGCGAGGCGAAGCTTCCCGCTAGCAGCGAATCGAAATCCTGTCGCCAGAGAGCGGACTTATCCAAGTCCAGCTCCAGTACCAGCATTCGAGGATCACCGGCTGCGGCGCTCATACCTTCGGCACTTCCCGACGAGACTTATCGCCATCCTCCCCAAGGGAATCCCGGATCTCCGCCAGCGTACCCCTCAACAACTCTAGCGCTGGCGGCAGGACGTCCGCGATCTCCTCCGGTTGCCTGACCCCGTAGAACGCCTCCAGCTTCGCGGCGACCTCCGGTGGCAGGTCAGCGCTCGCCCCCTTAAGGTGGAAGTCGACCTTAGTAGGTGTGTGCATCAGGCGCAACGCTTCCACCAGTGGGTTCAGCACATGTTCGTGATAGGCCCCCAGAGCCTCCAGGAACTTCCCGCGCGCCACCTCCTTGCGAACCCAGGTCGGATAGACGGCCAGCCGGCTCTCGAGCCTCCCCAGCCGCGCCAGGGATTCCGCCCTTAGCTCTTCTTCGTCGAGATCCCTGTAGCGTACTACCGACCCTTTGTCGAACAGCACCAGCGTTCGCTCTTCCGTGAACGTGTACTGACGCGAGTGGGACTGAACGCAGGTGTCGACGATCAGGAACTCAGGTACTCCGCCTGGTCGGTAGAAGGCCTGGCGGACCAATGGATGCGGGTGATCGACCTCGATGCACAGTTCAAGGGGAGCTGACTCCTCGAGATACGTTCGCACCGCTTCCAGCGCTCGATCCTCACGACCATCAGCGACGTCCACCCACAGGTCGATATCGCTGTACTCATCCACGCGTTCGTGGGGGTCGGCGCCCTCGAGCCAAGCGGCATGCACGAACTCGAGGGGTCTCAAGCAATCTGCCAGGCCGGCGATGAGATCTTCCCTGGCACTATTCGCAGTAACACTCACACGTCGACAGTAGCGATTTCCGCGCTCCTGGTCCAGCCGACTCCGGTCGCCGCCATCAGTGGACTAGCCCGGCAGGCTCTTCGTCCGCAACGACCACCCACCCGCGGCGGTGGCGACTGGCGCTTCGGGACGCCTGCGGCACGAGCTACTTCCTCAGCGGCTTGGGAGCTCAGCTTTGTGCCGAAATCTGCTTCCAGCGCCCTTCTGAGACGACCTCGACTCTCGAGCCGTCAACGGAGATCGCTGTTGCGTCGTCGATGGCGTAACTCGGGTTCGGCAGTTGGCTTGCCCACTTCTCGGCTGCAGCCAGTGTGTTCGAGGGCAGATCCGGATTGTCCAGGTGCGGGAAGATCGAGAAGTCAACGAGGCCGAGAGCGGTATCGTCGCCAGATTCGGATTTCCAGCCTACGAACTCGTTTCCTATACGCGGCGTCATCACCATGCTGCCTGCGCTTAGTCCCAGCCACACCGTTTCGGACAGGGCCGGCAGATGAGCGACGAGCCCTGA
This genomic interval carries:
- a CDS encoding Type 1 glutamine amidotransferase-like domain-containing protein, with product MKYLLTSGGVTNSSIRNALTGLLGKAIPECNALCIPTAMYGHPWVGPGERVWEFIAGKSQDSICALGWKSLGVLELTALPSIDETLWLPKVLEADALLASGGDALYLCHWMQRSGLVAHLPALSETVWLGLSAGSMVMTPRIGNEFVGWKSESGDDTALGLVDFSIFPHLDNPDLPSNTLAAAEKWASQLPNPSYAIDDATAISVDGSRVEVVSEGRWKQISAQS